A stretch of the Desulforamulus ferrireducens genome encodes the following:
- a CDS encoding MmcQ/YjbR family DNA-binding protein, whose translation MNRQILINNCLSKTGAYEDYPFGPDVLVIKVGTKMFALISERGGKLNISLKCDPFLAETLRKQYAAVTPGYHLNKKHWNTIVVNDSIPDEEITWMIQHSYDLVFKSLSKAEKQLICQAGAKTS comes from the coding sequence TTGAACAGACAGATATTGATCAATAATTGCTTATCTAAAACCGGGGCATATGAGGATTATCCCTTTGGTCCGGACGTGCTAGTGATTAAAGTTGGTACCAAAATGTTTGCTCTGATTTCTGAACGGGGTGGCAAGCTCAATATTTCATTAAAATGCGACCCCTTCCTAGCAGAGACATTAAGAAAGCAATATGCTGCGGTAACCCCGGGATACCACCTGAATAAAAAACATTGGAATACAATTGTGGTTAATGATTCTATACCTGATGAGGAGATCACTTGGATGATCCAACATTCTTACGATTTGGTGTTTAAAAGCCTCAGCAAGGCTGAAAAACAATTAATCTGTCAGGCAGGAGCAAAAACGTCATAA
- a CDS encoding SDR family NAD(P)-dependent oxidoreductase: protein MDFQGKVVVVTGGAAGIGKTICEEFKKAGAKVCVIDKAENDYFVGDIADEATLTAFANKVLAENGKVDCLINNAMLSRGGLEDCSYDDFNYVLRVGISAPFMLTKLFMNHFAEGASVVNISSSRDRMSQPNTESYTAAKGGIAALTHAMAMTLVGKARVNSISPGWIDTDFTVYQGPDAYQHPVGRVGHPLDIANMVLYLCSDKAGFITGENICIDGGMTKQMIYHNDFGWRLS, encoded by the coding sequence ATGGATTTCCAAGGTAAAGTTGTGGTAGTTACAGGTGGGGCAGCAGGAATCGGCAAGACAATTTGTGAGGAATTCAAGAAAGCAGGAGCCAAGGTCTGTGTCATTGACAAGGCAGAAAACGATTATTTTGTTGGGGACATCGCAGACGAAGCTACCCTAACAGCCTTTGCCAACAAGGTGCTTGCAGAAAACGGTAAAGTGGACTGTCTAATCAATAACGCCATGCTCAGCAGAGGCGGTCTAGAGGATTGCTCCTATGATGACTTTAATTATGTACTCCGCGTGGGGATCAGCGCACCCTTTATGTTAACCAAGCTCTTTATGAATCATTTTGCCGAAGGGGCCAGTGTGGTCAACATATCCTCCTCCCGGGACAGAATGAGCCAACCCAATACCGAAAGTTACACAGCGGCCAAGGGTGGAATTGCGGCACTTACCCACGCCATGGCCATGACTCTTGTCGGCAAGGCGCGGGTAAACTCCATCTCACCCGGCTGGATAGACACTGATTTTACTGTTTACCAAGGACCAGATGCCTATCAGCATCCAGTGGGACGAGTAGGCCATCCCCTGGACATCGCCAATATGGTGCTTTATCTGTGCAGTGATAAAGCAGGATTTATTACCGGGGAAAACATCTGTATTGATGGTGGTATGACCAAGCAGATGATCTATCATAATGACTTCGGCTGGCGTCTTAGCTAA
- the mutT gene encoding 8-oxo-dGTP diphosphatase MutT, protein MTHVTAAIITNQDNDILICQRGAGGSCEYLWEFPGGKVEPGETPEQCIVRECQEELKIKITVQGVYAETVHQYPEQELAFTFFKARLVSGTPHLGVHKQIKWVKPEELTNYEFCPADVEIVERLIRESN, encoded by the coding sequence ATGACACATGTAACAGCAGCAATCATCACTAACCAAGATAATGATATTCTTATTTGTCAGCGGGGAGCGGGCGGCAGTTGCGAATATTTATGGGAGTTTCCGGGTGGCAAAGTGGAACCGGGGGAAACGCCGGAGCAATGCATTGTCCGCGAATGTCAGGAAGAATTAAAGATTAAGATTACTGTACAGGGTGTTTATGCTGAAACCGTTCATCAATACCCGGAACAAGAGCTAGCCTTTACTTTTTTTAAAGCCAGGTTGGTCTCAGGCACACCGCACCTGGGGGTACATAAGCAAATCAAATGGGTTAAGCCAGAGGAATTAACAAATTATGAGTTTTGTCCAGCGGATGTGGAGATAGTGGAAAGACTCATAAGAGAAAGTAACTAG
- a CDS encoding anion transporter, which translates to MFEANMATAGATLVGTLLIFALGKSPLFRIDRAGAAIIAASLTMATGVLTFEQATKTIDFRTIVLLFSMMIVAASLRVSGFFQVLGNFFLKTINNQRMLLFAVVFTSGLLSAFFINDIICLLFTPVVLMICQRVKVNPIPYLIGIATASNVGSAGTLLGNPQNILIGSLSGIPFLSYMLVAFPISCLGLLLNYLLIMVVYKKKLASKLTNSQPMHGVYHKYLIAKSLIVTACILIGFLAGFDAVIIASLGAAYLLITRRLKPDKIYCHIDFNLLVIFAGLFVVIGGVEQSGLMDWFINHLSFVDFANFNVFAIITVILSNIFSNVPAVILLQYFMPSPIDSWWIGLGIFSTLAGNLTLTGSIANLIVVETARREGIRVGFLEYLKVGLPLTFLLCAISLLYFNVIYNL; encoded by the coding sequence ATGTTTGAAGCAAACATGGCAACAGCAGGCGCTACATTAGTAGGTACTTTATTAATTTTTGCCTTGGGGAAAAGCCCGTTATTTAGAATAGATCGTGCAGGGGCGGCCATTATTGCAGCCTCATTGACTATGGCCACCGGGGTACTAACCTTTGAGCAAGCAACCAAGACCATTGATTTTCGCACAATCGTTTTATTATTCTCGATGATGATTGTCGCAGCCAGCCTGAGGGTGTCTGGCTTCTTCCAAGTACTGGGCAATTTCTTTCTTAAAACTATTAATAACCAGAGGATGCTGTTATTTGCCGTTGTCTTTACCAGTGGTTTGTTATCTGCCTTTTTTATTAATGATATAATTTGCCTCCTCTTTACCCCGGTGGTTTTAATGATCTGCCAAAGGGTAAAAGTAAACCCCATTCCTTATTTAATTGGTATTGCCACGGCATCTAATGTGGGAAGTGCCGGTACCCTGCTCGGTAATCCACAAAATATTCTTATTGGCAGCCTTTCGGGGATACCCTTCCTTTCTTATATGCTGGTTGCTTTTCCCATTTCCTGCCTGGGTTTATTATTAAACTATTTGTTAATCATGGTTGTCTACAAAAAAAAATTAGCCAGTAAATTAACTAATAGTCAACCAATGCACGGTGTTTATCACAAGTACCTCATAGCTAAAAGCTTAATAGTAACTGCCTGCATTCTAATTGGTTTTTTAGCTGGCTTTGATGCCGTGATCATCGCCAGTTTAGGAGCGGCTTATTTATTGATTACCAGACGTTTAAAACCTGATAAAATTTACTGCCATATAGATTTTAACCTATTGGTAATCTTTGCGGGGTTATTTGTGGTTATTGGCGGTGTTGAACAAAGCGGTTTAATGGATTGGTTTATCAACCACCTTTCCTTTGTGGATTTTGCTAATTTTAATGTTTTTGCCATCATCACTGTTATTCTCTCGAACATTTTCAGTAATGTGCCGGCGGTTATCCTATTACAATACTTTATGCCCTCTCCCATCGATTCTTGGTGGATTGGTTTAGGGATTTTTAGTACCCTAGCCGGGAATCTTACTCTTACCGGGTCCATTGCTAATCTAATAGTGGTAGAAACAGCCCGCCGGGAGGGTATTCGTGTAGGTTTCCTGGAATATTTAAAGGTTGGGTTGCCTTTAACATTTTTACTATGCGCAATTTCCTTGCTATATTTTAATGTTATCTACAATTTATAA
- a CDS encoding methylated-DNA--[protein]-cysteine S-methyltransferase, translating to MKNVFYYQTELGVIGIADNGAAITDVFFGQEAAPKELVEKETPLIKKAITEIKEYLAGKRTSFDLPLEMKGTDFQKATWQALLTIPYGETRSYKQIAEQIGRPKACRAIGMANNRNPISIIVPCHRVIGANGSLVGYGGGLELKARLLSLEKANKS from the coding sequence ATGAAAAATGTGTTTTATTATCAAACAGAGTTAGGTGTAATTGGCATAGCTGATAACGGGGCAGCTATTACCGATGTATTCTTCGGCCAAGAGGCTGCACCTAAAGAGCTTGTGGAAAAGGAAACACCGCTAATCAAAAAAGCAATTACTGAGATTAAGGAATATTTGGCAGGTAAACGAACCAGTTTTGATTTGCCACTGGAGATGAAGGGAACTGATTTTCAAAAAGCTACCTGGCAGGCCCTTTTAACTATCCCCTACGGTGAAACCAGGAGTTATAAACAAATTGCCGAACAAATTGGCAGACCAAAGGCTTGCCGTGCCATAGGCATGGCCAATAACCGCAATCCCATTTCCATTATCGTTCCCTGTCATAGAGTAATTGGTGCCAATGGTTCGCTGGTGGGCTATGGTGGAGGGTTGGAACTGAAAGCGCGTTTACTAAGTTTAGAAAAGGCAAACAAATCATAA
- a CDS encoding M24 family metallopeptidase, with product MKAQVPLSELDSRMNRFRTKMDEACPDWQVVVIVSKVNLFYLTGTMQEGMLIIPRQDEAILWVRRSYERALDESLFRQIKPMNSYRDAAAYYQQLPNEVYLETEVMPLAFYQRMRKYFPFTDVKSVDAQIAAVRAIKSPYELSLMEQSGKIHRRVLEDLIPNILREGMSEVELGLELYTLMVKEGHQGIARFGMFDTEMIVGQLGFGDSSIYPTYFNGPGGNHGMSVAVPLLGSRERKLKKGDLVFVDVGCGVDGYHTDKTMTYMFGEPLPQEVMAIHRKCVEIQDRMAEMLRPGVTPAEIYNTIMNNLDSEFLKNFMGFGNRTVKFLGHGIGLVIDESPVIAAGFNEPLQEGMVLALEPKKGIANFGMVGIENTFIVTPQGGRCITGDNPGLIPVF from the coding sequence ATGAAGGCACAGGTACCGTTAAGTGAACTGGATTCTAGGATGAATCGTTTTAGAACTAAAATGGACGAAGCATGTCCAGATTGGCAAGTTGTGGTTATTGTAAGTAAAGTTAACCTATTTTACCTGACCGGGACAATGCAGGAGGGCATGTTAATTATTCCTCGTCAGGATGAAGCTATTCTTTGGGTTAGACGTAGCTATGAAAGGGCTTTAGATGAATCCTTATTTAGGCAGATCAAACCAATGAACAGTTACCGTGACGCTGCGGCATACTATCAGCAGTTACCAAATGAAGTTTATTTGGAAACTGAGGTTATGCCCTTGGCCTTTTATCAGCGGATGCGTAAATATTTTCCTTTTACCGATGTTAAGTCGGTAGATGCACAAATAGCTGCCGTAAGGGCCATCAAAAGTCCCTATGAACTTTCTCTTATGGAGCAGTCCGGTAAGATTCACCGGAGGGTGCTGGAAGACCTTATTCCCAACATACTTAGGGAAGGCATGAGTGAAGTGGAATTGGGGCTTGAATTATATACCCTGATGGTGAAGGAAGGGCACCAAGGAATAGCACGCTTTGGTATGTTTGATACCGAAATGATTGTCGGACAACTGGGCTTTGGTGACAGCTCCATCTACCCAACATATTTTAACGGCCCTGGCGGTAATCATGGAATGAGTGTGGCAGTACCCTTATTGGGTAGTCGTGAGCGCAAATTGAAAAAAGGCGACTTGGTCTTTGTAGATGTAGGATGTGGGGTGGACGGCTATCACACCGATAAGACCATGACCTATATGTTTGGTGAACCATTGCCCCAAGAAGTAATGGCCATCCATAGAAAATGTGTGGAAATACAGGATCGTATGGCAGAAATGTTAAGGCCTGGGGTGACACCAGCCGAGATTTATAATACCATCATGAATAACCTCGATAGCGAGTTTTTGAAAAATTTTATGGGTTTTGGCAACCGCACGGTAAAATTTCTCGGTCACGGCATTGGTTTAGTAATTGATGAATCACCTGTTATTGCTGCCGGGTTTAATGAACCTTTGCAAGAAGGAATGGTTTTAGCCCTGGAGCCTAAAAAAGGGATTGCCAATTTTGGTATGGTAGGCATTGAAAACACCTTTATTGTTACCCCCCAGGGTGGCAGGTGTATCACCGGGGATAACCCCGGGTTAATACCGGTATTTTAG
- a CDS encoding YhcN/YlaJ family sporulation lipoprotein has product MLRTKKLLLWPVTILLGTALVFGGCAAAKKPMPDQQTPATPNNMVTNDNANKNYPMDVVDKAVKEANKVEGVKGSTAVIAGRNLYLGLDLNANLENNRSAQVEENVKSRVKSIFPNYTVMVTSDIDTVTRIKRVGQGIEQGKPLSSFAEEIEEIANRLSPRTQ; this is encoded by the coding sequence GTGCTCAGAACAAAAAAACTTTTGCTCTGGCCCGTAACAATATTGTTAGGTACAGCATTGGTCTTTGGTGGATGTGCTGCCGCCAAGAAACCAATGCCTGACCAGCAGACACCTGCTACACCCAATAATATGGTTACCAATGACAATGCCAACAAAAATTATCCCATGGATGTAGTGGACAAGGCAGTGAAAGAGGCTAACAAGGTGGAAGGAGTAAAGGGTTCCACAGCTGTTATTGCTGGTAGAAATCTTTACCTGGGTTTAGATTTAAATGCCAACCTGGAAAACAATAGGTCTGCCCAGGTGGAAGAAAATGTTAAGAGTCGGGTGAAAAGTATTTTCCCCAATTATACTGTCATGGTAACCTCGGACATTGATACTGTAACGAGGATTAAACGGGTTGGGCAGGGAATTGAACAAGGCAAACCTCTTTCTAGCTTTGCCGAAGAGATTGAGGAAATTGCCAACAGATTATCTCCCCGCACCCAATAA
- a CDS encoding TraB/GumN family protein, protein MSIEHENITRINMDGREFILIATAHISKRSVELVKEVIEREKPDSVCVELDEQRYQTVTEGNKWQETDIFKIIKENKATLLLINLVASSFQKRMAKQFGINPGQEMIQGIQSAKEVGAELVLADRNIQITFARIWHSVGFFGKLRLAMELILSIFDDENITEEDLEKMKSQDMLNSMLSEFTKTFPKLKTPLVDERDQYLAQKIKEAPGNKVVAVLGAAHVPGITEEIKKEHDLAKLVQLPSKSKFAKTIVWAIPIIFIALIAFTAFHNPEVGLQQSLSWVLWTGSFAALGTALAFGHPLSILTAFLVAPITALHPLLAAGWFAGITQAYIRRPSVRDFENLAEDIFSLKGFWNNKVTRILLIVSLANIGGSIGTFIGGADVIRMFIENL, encoded by the coding sequence ATGTCCATAGAACATGAAAACATTACAAGGATAAATATGGATGGCAGGGAGTTTATACTAATTGCTACTGCCCATATCTCCAAGCGCAGCGTAGAACTGGTCAAGGAAGTTATTGAAAGGGAAAAACCAGACTCTGTGTGTGTAGAGTTGGATGAGCAAAGATACCAAACCGTCACAGAGGGTAATAAGTGGCAGGAGACGGATATTTTTAAGATTATCAAAGAGAACAAAGCCACTTTGCTGTTAATTAATCTGGTGGCTTCCTCCTTTCAAAAGCGTATGGCCAAGCAATTTGGCATTAATCCCGGCCAGGAAATGATTCAAGGCATTCAATCGGCCAAGGAGGTTGGCGCAGAGTTAGTACTGGCCGATAGGAACATTCAAATTACCTTTGCCCGTATCTGGCACAGTGTGGGGTTCTTTGGCAAACTTCGATTGGCTATGGAGTTGATTCTGAGCATTTTTGATGATGAAAACATAACCGAAGAGGATTTGGAAAAAATGAAATCCCAGGATATGCTTAACTCCATGCTCAGTGAGTTCACCAAAACTTTCCCCAAATTAAAGACTCCCCTGGTGGATGAACGGGATCAATACCTGGCCCAAAAGATTAAGGAAGCTCCCGGCAACAAGGTTGTAGCAGTTCTCGGAGCAGCCCACGTGCCTGGCATTACCGAGGAAATCAAAAAGGAGCATGATTTAGCTAAGTTAGTACAATTACCGTCTAAATCCAAGTTTGCAAAAACCATAGTCTGGGCTATTCCCATTATCTTTATTGCCCTTATTGCCTTTACAGCATTCCATAATCCGGAAGTAGGATTACAACAATCATTAAGTTGGGTATTATGGACAGGCTCCTTTGCGGCTTTAGGAACGGCACTGGCCTTTGGACATCCTCTATCTATTTTAACAGCCTTTTTGGTAGCTCCCATCACCGCCTTGCACCCTTTACTAGCTGCAGGTTGGTTTGCGGGAATAACCCAGGCCTATATTCGCCGACCCAGCGTTCGGGACTTCGAGAATTTAGCTGAGGATATTTTTAGCCTCAAGGGTTTCTGGAATAATAAAGTAACCAGGATTCTGCTTATCGTGTCTTTAGCTAACATAGGAGGCTCCATAGGAACCTTTATCGGCGGAGCGGATGTTATCCGCATGTTTATAGAAAATCTCTAA
- a CDS encoding 2-hydroxyacid dehydrogenase translates to MRPRVYITRTIPPEALARIKEVCEVKVWDEEDVPVPYEVLEQEITEVDGLYSLLTDRIDAALLAKAQKLKVVSNMAVGFNNIDLAAATQRGIMVTNTPGVLTETTADLTFALLLATARRLVESVDFLRQGKWKTWSPMLLTGQDVYGATLGIIGMGRIGEGVAKRAKGFDMRVLYYNRRRKPEVEKELGVTYVDMDTLLKESDFVCIMTPYTPETHNLIGARELSLMKKTAVLINTARGGIVNEAALYQALQKGEIWAAGLDVFEQEPVALDHPLLSLPNVVALPHIGSASEKTRKTMANLAAENLLTALEGKTPPNLVNRDVLDR, encoded by the coding sequence ATGAGACCCAGAGTTTATATCACAAGAACAATTCCCCCGGAAGCCCTCGCCAGAATTAAAGAAGTTTGTGAGGTTAAGGTATGGGATGAAGAAGATGTTCCGGTACCCTACGAAGTGCTGGAACAGGAGATTACAGAGGTGGACGGCCTTTATAGTTTACTTACAGACAGGATCGATGCGGCTCTGCTGGCAAAGGCTCAAAAGTTAAAGGTTGTCAGCAACATGGCTGTTGGCTTTAATAATATTGATTTAGCTGCAGCAACTCAAAGAGGTATCATGGTTACCAACACACCGGGAGTGTTAACAGAAACCACCGCGGATCTTACCTTTGCCCTGCTCCTGGCCACGGCACGGCGGCTAGTTGAATCAGTGGATTTTTTGCGACAGGGAAAGTGGAAGACTTGGTCACCCATGCTTTTAACAGGTCAAGATGTTTATGGGGCAACCCTGGGCATTATCGGTATGGGTAGAATTGGCGAGGGTGTGGCCAAAAGGGCCAAAGGATTTGACATGCGGGTTTTATATTATAACAGAAGGAGAAAACCAGAAGTTGAAAAGGAACTGGGTGTAACATATGTAGATATGGATACCCTCCTGAAAGAATCCGATTTTGTCTGTATTATGACCCCCTACACTCCCGAAACACATAATTTAATCGGAGCCAGGGAGTTGTCCCTCATGAAGAAAACTGCTGTGCTAATCAATACCGCCAGGGGTGGTATAGTTAACGAGGCGGCCCTTTATCAGGCTTTACAAAAGGGTGAAATTTGGGCAGCAGGGTTAGATGTTTTTGAACAGGAGCCTGTGGCCTTAGACCATCCTTTACTTAGCCTGCCCAATGTGGTTGCCTTGCCTCACATTGGCAGTGCCAGTGAGAAAACCAGAAAGACCATGGCCAACCTGGCAGCGGAAAACTTGCTGACAGCCCTGGAGGGTAAAACACCACCTAACCTCGTGAATAGGGATGTGCTGGATAGGTAG